A part of Acidimicrobiales bacterium genomic DNA contains:
- a CDS encoding FHA domain-containing protein yields the protein MGEVFCTQCGHRNLPGSRFCSSCGDAILVGGDEHTGAHSAVDAEDPLGVEALDATVAELAPGQAVLVVLGGPGAGVRFELGGATVRAGRHPDSDLFLDDITVSRRHVEISRHDGRFKARDVGSLNGTYLNRERIDEAWLQSGDELQIGKFKLLFLSGPPAGAR from the coding sequence GTGGGGGAGGTCTTCTGCACCCAGTGCGGTCACCGGAACCTCCCGGGGTCGCGCTTCTGCTCGTCCTGTGGCGACGCAATCCTCGTCGGCGGCGACGAGCACACCGGCGCCCACAGCGCGGTCGACGCCGAGGACCCCCTCGGGGTCGAGGCCCTCGACGCGACGGTCGCCGAGCTCGCCCCCGGCCAGGCCGTCCTCGTCGTGCTCGGCGGGCCCGGCGCAGGGGTCCGGTTCGAGCTGGGCGGCGCCACGGTGCGCGCCGGGCGCCACCCCGACAGCGACCTCTTCCTCGACGACATCACCGTGTCGCGCCGGCACGTCGAGATCTCCCGTCACGACGGCCGCTTCAAGGCCCGCGACGTCGGGTCGCTCAACGGCACCTACCTCAACCGGGAGCGCATCGACGAGGCCTGGCTGCAGAGCGGCGACGAGCTGCAGATCGGCAAGTTCAAGCTCCTGTTCCTCAGCGGCCCGCCGGCGGGTGCCCGATGA
- the hpt gene encoding hypoxanthine phosphoribosyltransferase has product MTLRVLVGADELRAGVARLGAEVSAAYDDGLVLVGVLKGSVVFLADLARTLTVDPVVDFLALSSYRPGGPRVRLVKDLDTDIGGRHVVVVEDVVDTGLTLTWLLGELDRRGPASLAVCTLLDKRARRLVPVPVRFVGFEVQDEFVLGYGLDYQGRYRNLDVIVAGDLEALRVDPDAHVPELYRRRGSPPPPAG; this is encoded by the coding sequence CTGACCCTCCGGGTGCTCGTCGGCGCCGACGAGCTGCGCGCCGGCGTGGCCCGACTCGGCGCCGAGGTCTCGGCCGCCTACGACGACGGGCTCGTGCTGGTGGGGGTGCTCAAGGGGAGCGTGGTCTTCCTCGCCGATCTGGCCCGGACGCTCACCGTCGACCCGGTCGTCGACTTCCTGGCCCTCTCCTCGTACCGCCCCGGCGGCCCCCGGGTGCGGCTGGTGAAGGATCTCGACACCGACATCGGGGGCCGCCACGTGGTGGTGGTGGAGGACGTGGTCGACACCGGGCTCACCCTCACCTGGCTGCTGGGCGAGCTCGACCGGCGCGGCCCGGCGTCGCTGGCGGTGTGCACCCTGCTCGACAAGCGGGCCCGGCGACTCGTGCCGGTCCCGGTCCGCTTCGTGGGCTTCGAGGTCCAAGACGAGTTCGTGCTGGGGTACGGCCTCGACTACCAGGGGCGCTACCGCAACCTCGACGTGATCGTGGCCGGCGACCTGGAGGCGCTGCGCGTGGACCCCGACGCCCACGTGCCCGAGCTGTACCGG
- the gcvH gene encoding glycine cleavage system protein GcvH: protein MNVPDDLRYSADHEWIRLEGDRARVGITDYAQDALGDVVFVQVPELGAVVTAGQSCSEVESTKSVSDVYAPIAGTIVEVNTELADHPERLNDDPYGEGWICVIEPSDPAELARLLDAEAYRSLIEG, encoded by the coding sequence ATGAACGTCCCCGACGACCTCCGCTACTCCGCCGACCACGAGTGGATCCGTCTCGAGGGCGACCGGGCGCGGGTGGGGATCACCGACTACGCCCAGGACGCGCTGGGCGACGTCGTCTTCGTCCAGGTTCCCGAGCTGGGCGCGGTGGTCACGGCCGGGCAGTCCTGCAGCGAGGTGGAGTCCACCAAGTCCGTCTCCGACGTGTACGCGCCGATCGCCGGCACGATCGTCGAGGTCAACACCGAGCTGGCCGACCACCCCGAGCGCCTCAACGACGACCCCTACGGCGAGGGCTGGATCTGCGTCATCGAGCCGTCCGACCCGGCCGAGCTGGCGCGCCTGCTCGACGCCGAGGCCTACCGGAGCCTGATCGAGGGCTGA
- a CDS encoding MerR family transcriptional regulator: MTERQYLSIGEVLALLQEEFPDVTISKIRFLESQGLIDPERTPSGYRKFYDNDIERLRWILREQKENFLPLRVIKDRLAAVGPHGVPAPVEPPAAEGVLALDVDEVAVEGGGADATTGAATATGAAADPLDTGASAASFTLEELATASGLGLDAVTELEQYGLVTGRAVGRVTYYDEEALIVARLAAGFLRYGAEARHLRMYRNAADREAGLFEQVVLPMLKQRNPVARRHAREALVDLARLGEGLRAAMLRAALRQLTEGS, encoded by the coding sequence ATGACCGAGCGGCAGTACCTGTCGATCGGGGAGGTGCTGGCCCTCCTGCAGGAGGAGTTCCCCGACGTCACGATCTCGAAGATCCGGTTCCTCGAGAGCCAGGGGCTGATCGACCCGGAGCGCACGCCGTCGGGCTACCGGAAGTTCTACGACAACGACATCGAGCGCCTGCGCTGGATCCTGCGGGAGCAGAAGGAGAACTTCCTCCCGCTGCGGGTCATCAAGGATCGCCTGGCGGCCGTCGGTCCCCACGGCGTGCCCGCTCCGGTGGAGCCGCCGGCGGCCGAGGGGGTCCTGGCGCTCGACGTGGACGAGGTGGCGGTCGAGGGCGGGGGGGCCGACGCCACGACCGGCGCCGCGACCGCCACCGGCGCCGCGGCCGACCCCCTCGACACTGGGGCGTCGGCGGCAAGCTTCACCCTCGAGGAGCTCGCGACCGCGAGCGGGCTCGGCCTCGACGCCGTCACCGAGCTCGAGCAGTACGGCCTCGTCACCGGCCGGGCGGTCGGGCGCGTCACGTACTACGACGAGGAAGCCCTCATCGTCGCCCGGCTGGCGGCCGGCTTCCTGCGCTACGGGGCCGAAGCCCGCCACCTCCGCATGTACCGCAACGCCGCCGACCGGGAGGCCGGGCTCTTCGAGCAGGTCGTGCTGCCCATGCTCAAGCAGCGGAACCCGGTGGCCCGCCGCCACGCCCGCGAGGCGCTGGTCGACCTGGCCCGGTTGGGCGAGGGCCTGCGGGCGGCGATGCTGCGGGCCGCCCTCCGGCAGCTCACGGAGGGGTCCTGA